One stretch of Desulfocurvibacter africanus subsp. africanus DSM 2603 DNA includes these proteins:
- a CDS encoding MBL fold metallo-hydrolase produces MHVRFWGVRGSIPVSGKAYTRFGGDSACLEVRGSRGSVIIDAGTGLRGLGNALSAGEPQPIHLLLTHFHWDHILGLLFFKPLYDDRFRITIHGPLPAEETQATLAALMRQPYFPVPFASVQARLSFAHLREAETVAGFNVEAIPLSHPSPGQGYALEDESGRLVFLTDNELDGEPALDRYAAFAQNASLLVHDAEYAESEYALRKGWGHSSQERALELALRAGARRLALYHHNQDRTDAEVLAMERQCREKAALAAPDLDCFAAAQDMEVEF; encoded by the coding sequence ATGCATGTGCGTTTCTGGGGTGTCCGCGGCTCCATACCGGTCTCAGGTAAAGCCTACACCCGTTTCGGAGGAGACAGCGCTTGCCTGGAAGTCCGCGGCAGCCGAGGGAGCGTCATCATCGACGCCGGCACAGGCCTGCGCGGACTGGGTAATGCCCTGTCCGCCGGCGAGCCCCAGCCCATTCATCTACTGCTGACCCACTTCCATTGGGACCACATCCTGGGGCTGCTCTTCTTCAAGCCGCTCTACGATGACCGCTTCCGCATAACCATCCACGGGCCGCTGCCAGCTGAAGAAACGCAAGCGACACTTGCCGCGCTCATGCGCCAGCCGTATTTTCCCGTTCCGTTCGCCTCTGTGCAGGCGAGACTGTCCTTCGCACACTTGCGCGAAGCCGAGACCGTGGCCGGCTTCAATGTCGAAGCCATTCCCTTGAGCCATCCCTCGCCCGGACAGGGATACGCTCTCGAGGACGAAAGCGGCCGGCTGGTATTTCTGACGGACAATGAACTCGATGGGGAGCCCGCTTTGGATCGTTACGCGGCCTTTGCCCAAAACGCGTCGCTGCTGGTGCACGATGCCGAGTACGCCGAGTCCGAATACGCCCTGCGCAAGGGCTGGGGTCATTCAAGCCAGGAGCGCGCCTTGGAGCTGGCACTCAGGGCCGGAGCAAGGCGCTTGGCCCTGTATCACCACAATCAGGATCGAACGGATGCCGAGGTCCTGGCCATGGAACGACAATGCCGCGAAAAGGCCGCACTCGCCGCGCCCGACCTGGATTGCTTTGCTGCGGCCCAGGACATGGAAGTAGAGTTTTAG
- a CDS encoding TolC family outer membrane protein — protein MIHIALSRVIPLLLLLGFATPAPIQAQQDQAGNDYSLQSYLPALVTSHDRILAAAARVEASRHLYRQTWAGWYPHLALLADGGYEYIDRPDEGARDVDVNESSELKNTESLRLQQLIYDFGYTGGAIDEADARYSQAGHAFDAVRQEVLLAGVRAYVDTLRALSVLGYARRSEQNIKQQTGIEEALVQRGAGLSSDVLQAKSQLAAAISRRIGGEGELSNALSYFKAVFQQEPDSGTLQQFSMPDIPQALLPTGVDNAVALAFEHNPRLLAALKNVQAFEGGVEVARSRYYPSFFFVSDGTRKENDYSVSGVRTEARALVELRYELYSGGADSAALKAAEAERVRARRELDDLRRQVEQQARTAWSNLETAQKRVESLSTQVDILFEFLELARKERRLGKRSLLDVLSGEVDYIIAQSSLAAARAETVKAAFELLYAMGRLTPEALNLHSGGMS, from the coding sequence ATGATTCACATAGCCTTGTCCAGGGTAATACCGCTCTTGCTGCTGCTTGGTTTCGCTACACCAGCACCTATCCAGGCTCAACAAGACCAGGCTGGTAACGATTATAGCCTGCAGTCCTATCTGCCTGCCCTCGTCACATCTCACGATCGCATTCTTGCCGCAGCCGCGCGCGTCGAAGCTTCCAGGCATCTGTACAGACAGACTTGGGCCGGCTGGTATCCGCACTTGGCCTTGCTCGCCGACGGCGGCTACGAGTACATCGACAGGCCCGATGAGGGCGCTCGCGACGTCGACGTTAACGAGAGCTCGGAGCTGAAGAACACGGAAAGCCTTCGCCTGCAGCAGCTCATCTATGATTTCGGCTACACTGGCGGGGCCATTGATGAAGCCGACGCCAGGTACTCCCAGGCCGGCCATGCCTTCGATGCGGTGCGCCAGGAAGTACTGCTGGCCGGCGTGCGAGCCTATGTCGATACCTTGCGCGCATTGAGCGTGCTCGGGTATGCCCGACGCAGCGAGCAGAACATCAAGCAGCAGACCGGCATTGAGGAGGCTCTGGTCCAGCGTGGCGCCGGGCTGTCCTCGGATGTGTTGCAAGCCAAGTCCCAGCTTGCCGCGGCCATATCCAGGCGCATCGGTGGAGAGGGCGAGCTCAGCAATGCCCTGAGCTACTTCAAGGCCGTGTTCCAGCAGGAGCCCGATAGCGGGACGCTCCAGCAGTTCAGCATGCCCGATATCCCCCAGGCCCTGCTGCCGACCGGCGTCGACAATGCCGTGGCACTTGCCTTTGAGCACAATCCCCGGCTCCTGGCAGCCCTGAAGAATGTGCAGGCCTTCGAGGGCGGAGTGGAAGTGGCCCGTTCCAGGTACTACCCGTCGTTCTTTTTCGTCTCCGACGGGACACGCAAGGAGAACGACTACAGTGTGAGCGGCGTCAGGACCGAGGCCCGGGCTCTGGTCGAGCTGCGCTATGAACTTTATTCCGGCGGAGCCGACAGCGCGGCCCTGAAAGCTGCCGAGGCCGAGCGGGTGCGAGCCCGACGGGAGCTCGATGACCTGCGCCGGCAGGTGGAACAGCAGGCCCGCACAGCCTGGAGCAACCTCGAGACCGCCCAGAAACGGGTGGAATCCTTATCCACCCAGGTGGACATCCTCTTTGAGTTCCTTGAACTCGCCCGCAAGGAACGTCGCTTGGGCAAACGCTCTCTGCTGGACGTGCTCAGCGGCGAGGTCGACTACATCATTGCCCAGAGCAGCTTGGCCGCAGCGCGCGCCGAAACGGTCAAGGCAGCCTTTGAGCTTCTGTACGCCATGGGGCGGCTGACCCCCGAGGCCCTTAACCTCCACAGCGGAGGAATGTCATGA
- the metG gene encoding methionine--tRNA ligase: protein MDRFYITTPIYYVNGSPHLGHAYTTLVADSLARFHRAMGQETFFLTGTDEHGDKIVQAADKAGTTPQALVDANSAAFRELWKRFGITNTGFVRTTEERHKRCVQAILQKVFDAGDIYHGEYSGHYCFGCERFLTDKELVDGKCPDHQIAPELISEKNYFFRMSKYQGWLAEHIKANPGFIRPQRYEAEVLSMLEGGVLEDLCISRPKSRLTWGIELPFDTDYVCYVWFDALLNYVSALGWPEGEDYRAFWPAVEHLVAKDILKPHAVFWPTMLKSAGLTPYRHLNVHGYWLVRDTKMSKSLGNVVDPLTMADKYGLSAFRYFLLREMQFGSDASFSEEALVGRLNADLANDLGNLFSRTLTMTSKYFQGQAPDGQVETRDNSEILELARTAMENYQAQFAECVFSRALESLWELVRGLNKYVDSRAPWTLAKEGRTEELATVMATLLMLLRKIALHLVPVMPDAADEMLVQLGQANAGRGTLKDELCSWTRIEPGTEIAAKSNIFPRVDLAAEMAATPAKSEAAPKPKAKPQVKGEAKKEQAAKAVPASEELAEVEFQDFQKLDLRVGMVLDAMPHPDADRLLKLTVDIGEPAPRQIVAGLAEFFTPEQIKGRLVTVLANLKPRKLRGLESQGMVLAVRTDSGMELLTPSGEVKTGSKVS, encoded by the coding sequence TTGGACCGTTTTTACATCACCACGCCAATCTACTACGTGAACGGCAGTCCTCACCTGGGTCATGCCTACACAACGCTGGTCGCTGATTCCTTGGCCAGGTTTCATCGGGCCATGGGTCAGGAAACTTTTTTTCTTACCGGCACGGACGAACATGGCGACAAGATCGTGCAGGCTGCGGACAAGGCTGGGACCACTCCACAAGCTCTGGTGGACGCTAACAGCGCCGCGTTCCGCGAGCTGTGGAAGCGCTTCGGCATCACCAACACCGGCTTCGTGCGCACCACGGAAGAGCGGCACAAGCGTTGCGTGCAGGCCATCTTGCAGAAGGTTTTCGATGCCGGCGACATCTACCATGGTGAGTACAGCGGCCACTACTGCTTCGGCTGCGAGCGCTTCCTGACCGACAAGGAGTTGGTGGACGGCAAGTGCCCGGATCACCAGATCGCTCCCGAACTTATCAGCGAGAAGAATTACTTCTTCCGTATGTCTAAGTATCAAGGCTGGCTGGCTGAGCACATCAAGGCCAATCCCGGCTTCATCCGGCCGCAACGCTACGAGGCCGAAGTGCTCAGCATGCTTGAGGGCGGAGTCTTGGAGGACCTGTGCATCTCGCGTCCTAAATCGCGGCTGACCTGGGGCATCGAGCTGCCTTTTGATACGGATTATGTGTGTTACGTCTGGTTCGACGCGCTGCTCAACTATGTCTCGGCCCTGGGCTGGCCCGAAGGTGAGGATTATCGCGCCTTCTGGCCCGCGGTCGAACACCTGGTGGCCAAGGATATCCTCAAGCCGCACGCCGTGTTCTGGCCCACGATGCTAAAGTCCGCCGGACTCACGCCCTATAGGCATCTCAATGTGCATGGATATTGGCTCGTGCGCGATACCAAGATGTCCAAGTCCCTGGGCAACGTGGTCGACCCCCTGACCATGGCGGACAAATACGGCCTGTCCGCCTTCCGTTATTTCCTGTTGCGCGAGATGCAGTTCGGCAGTGATGCGAGCTTCTCCGAGGAGGCCCTGGTGGGCCGGCTCAACGCCGACTTGGCAAATGACCTGGGCAATCTGTTCAGCCGCACTTTGACCATGACCAGCAAGTACTTCCAAGGCCAAGCCCCGGATGGCCAGGTGGAAACGCGGGATAACTCCGAAATCCTGGAGCTGGCCCGCACGGCCATGGAGAATTACCAGGCTCAGTTCGCGGAATGCGTTTTCTCGCGAGCCTTGGAATCCTTATGGGAGCTTGTGCGCGGCCTGAACAAGTACGTGGACTCCCGCGCGCCATGGACTCTGGCTAAGGAGGGGCGGACCGAAGAACTGGCCACAGTCATGGCCACGCTGCTCATGCTTCTACGTAAAATAGCCTTGCATCTTGTGCCGGTCATGCCCGATGCTGCCGATGAGATGCTCGTTCAGCTTGGACAGGCCAACGCAGGGCGGGGAACTCTCAAGGACGAGCTGTGCTCCTGGACCAGGATTGAGCCGGGCACGGAGATTGCCGCCAAATCCAATATCTTCCCTCGCGTGGACCTTGCAGCCGAGATGGCTGCCACTCCGGCCAAGTCCGAGGCTGCGCCCAAGCCCAAAGCCAAGCCCCAAGTCAAGGGTGAAGCCAAGAAGGAGCAGGCCGCCAAGGCCGTTCCGGCTTCCGAGGAGTTGGCAGAGGTCGAGTTCCAGGATTTCCAGAAACTCGACCTGCGCGTCGGCATGGTCCTGGATGCCATGCCGCATCCTGATGCCGACCGTCTGCTCAAGCTCACGGTGGATATTGGCGAGCCTGCTCCGCGCCAGATTGTCGCCGGCCTGGCTGAGTTCTTCACTCCGGAGCAGATCAAGGGGCGCCTGGTGACCGTACTTGCCAACCTCAAGCCGCGCAAGCTCCGCGGCCTGGAATCCCAGGGCATGGTGCTGGCGGTGCGTACGGATAGCGGTATGGAGCTGCTTACGCCCTCCGGCGAGGTCAAGACAGGCAGCAAGGTTTCCTGA
- a CDS encoding adenylate kinase encodes MNILIFGPNGSGKGTQGSLVKQKYDLDHIESGAIFRKHIGGGTELGKKAKAFIDRGELVPDDITIPMVLDVLKSSSKNGWLLDGFPRSIVQAEKLFEALKKDNVKLDYVIEILLPREVAKNRIMGRRLCENDPNHPNNIFIDAIKPNGDKCRVCGGALKSRSDDQDEEAIGKRHDIYYDTKTGTLAAAYFFKDKCATSGCKYIELQGEGSIDSIKKTLLSQLD; translated from the coding sequence GTGAATATCCTTATTTTTGGACCTAATGGAAGCGGTAAGGGCACTCAGGGCTCTCTTGTGAAGCAAAAGTACGATCTCGATCACATTGAGTCCGGCGCCATTTTCCGCAAGCACATCGGAGGCGGAACCGAGCTTGGCAAGAAGGCCAAGGCCTTCATCGACCGCGGCGAGCTGGTTCCCGACGACATCACGATCCCCATGGTTCTCGATGTGCTCAAGAGCTCCAGCAAGAACGGCTGGCTGCTCGACGGCTTCCCCCGCTCTATCGTCCAGGCCGAAAAGCTTTTTGAAGCCCTCAAGAAGGACAACGTCAAGCTCGACTACGTCATTGAGATCCTTCTGCCGCGCGAAGTGGCCAAGAACCGCATCATGGGCCGCCGTCTGTGCGAGAACGATCCCAACCACCCGAACAACATCTTTATCGACGCCATCAAGCCCAACGGCGACAAGTGCCGTGTCTGCGGCGGCGCCCTCAAGTCCCGTTCCGACGACCAGGACGAGGAAGCCATCGGCAAGCGCCACGACATCTACTACGACACCAAGACCGGCACCCTGGCTGCAGCATATTTCTTCAAGGACAAGTGCGCCACGAGCGGCTGCAAGTACATTGAACTCCAGGGCGAAGGCAGCATCGACTCCATTAAAAAGACGCTGCTTTCCCAGTTGGATTAA
- the tilS gene encoding tRNA lysidine(34) synthetase TilS — protein MPPPSRLQDLPPKAARFCLRVERFIRKDLDLDLKGKRLLVALSGGADSTALLYCLRYLAPRMCISLLAAHVDHGLRPESGQDAAFCRELCAAQDVPLHEAKLDVSGLARQNGTGIEEAGRQARYGFFQKALAEQNADLLLTAHHLNDLAEDALMRLIRGTGWPELAGMPAYDPQRNLLRPLLLTPGTNLREFLSNIGASWREDPSNTDPAFLRNRVRLDILPLFLRENPNFLESMARLWRIAELDRQFLLEFKTKLDIHYEAGRNQFSVPLDALLALHPAMRLRIYKALLDGLASGQVLWKNLLRLDEAVLARRSGSRVQFPGGKQACLERSVLRFCAAP, from the coding sequence ATGCCCCCGCCGTCACGGCTCCAGGACCTACCGCCCAAGGCCGCCCGTTTCTGCCTGCGCGTGGAGCGCTTCATACGCAAGGACCTGGACCTTGACCTGAAAGGCAAGCGCTTGTTGGTTGCTCTGTCTGGAGGCGCGGACTCTACGGCCCTGCTCTATTGCCTGCGGTACCTCGCCCCGCGCATGTGCATAAGCCTTTTGGCCGCGCACGTGGACCACGGTTTGCGGCCCGAGTCGGGCCAGGATGCGGCCTTCTGCCGCGAACTGTGCGCTGCCCAGGATGTGCCGCTGCATGAAGCAAAACTGGACGTGTCCGGGCTCGCCAGGCAAAACGGCACGGGCATCGAGGAAGCCGGCCGCCAGGCGCGCTATGGCTTCTTCCAAAAAGCTTTGGCCGAACAGAACGCCGACCTGCTGCTCACGGCGCACCATCTTAATGATCTGGCCGAAGACGCGCTCATGCGGCTCATCCGCGGCACAGGCTGGCCAGAGTTGGCCGGCATGCCGGCATATGATCCGCAGCGCAATCTGCTGCGTCCCTTGCTGCTCACGCCCGGCACGAATCTGCGCGAATTCTTGAGCAATATCGGCGCGTCCTGGCGCGAAGACCCGAGCAACACCGACCCGGCTTTCCTGCGCAACCGGGTCCGGCTGGATATTCTGCCGCTCTTCCTGCGTGAGAACCCGAATTTTCTGGAGTCCATGGCTCGCCTGTGGCGCATCGCCGAACTCGACCGCCAGTTCTTGCTTGAATTCAAGACAAAACTGGACATCCATTACGAAGCGGGAAGGAACCAATTCAGCGTGCCCTTGGACGCGCTTCTTGCGCTGCACCCGGCCATGCGACTGCGGATCTACAAAGCTCTGCTTGATGGGCTGGCTTCCGGTCAGGTGCTCTGGAAAAATCTGTTGCGGCTGGACGAGGCGGTTCTCGCCCGGCGGTCAGGTTCACGCGTACAGTTTCCCGGCGGCAAGCAAGCATGCCTGGAGCGAAGTGTCCTGCGCTTCTGCGCCGCGCCTTGA
- a CDS encoding CHASE2 domain-containing protein, giving the protein MRSLFSWFRSGSRPIHLLAGTLLVLSLGGLYIAHPPFLQFLDFKLYDLLLRGQPAKPTAERVAIVDLDERSLAEYGQWPWPRYRLALLMERIRQQGALSIGLDILLAEPDRTSPAVLRREFKRDLGLDVVFSGLPEALEDNDALLARILGSGPYVLSFYFDFSDYGQSEPVTASSLGLPTLGLSIAKADGASEPEATMLRPSKIIAPLPKLAQATRHCGFYNTLTDLDGTIRRTPLLIAHQGKYYPSLALAVILEALNGGTPLLKVGQLGPEGLRVAKGLNVPLDPQGSLLVNYRGPAHSFPHVSAADVLAGTASAEAFSGKIVLVGTSAAGLQDLRTTPFGPGYPGVEVHANVVDSILQQDFILRPDWAPGVELAILLFTGLGTVLLMTCIASKYMILPLGLLGWAIWLGSERLLAIKGMYISPLYSYLSFGSSFVLLTFLKFMHEERQRRFLHTAFSRYVAPAVVSRIVSSPHSLSLQGEEKEVTILFSDIRSFTSLSEKLSPTQVSELLRAYLTPMTRIITNELGTLDKFIGDAIMAFWNAPLDVQDHPARAVRAAQRMLAELDTLNRDFEQRFGLRLSIGIGVHTATVRVGNMGSDDLFDYTVIGDGVNYASRLEGLTKFYGAPLVCSEEVALRCQDSFAFQELDKVRVKGKQNATTIFTAMSGDNGGQAQERALHARGIGLYQARDFTAAAESFTTLALLQPEKRIYQIYLERCCSLVRQDVPEDWDCVFIHTEK; this is encoded by the coding sequence ATGCGCAGCCTATTTTCCTGGTTTCGCTCCGGCTCCCGGCCGATTCATCTGCTGGCGGGCACCCTGCTCGTGCTCAGTTTGGGCGGACTCTACATCGCCCATCCACCATTCCTTCAGTTCCTCGACTTCAAGCTCTATGACCTGCTGCTCCGTGGGCAGCCAGCGAAGCCTACGGCGGAACGCGTGGCCATCGTGGATCTGGATGAGCGCAGCCTGGCCGAGTACGGCCAATGGCCCTGGCCGCGCTACCGCCTGGCTCTGCTCATGGAGCGCATCCGCCAGCAAGGCGCTCTGAGCATCGGCCTGGACATCCTGTTGGCCGAACCCGACAGGACCTCGCCGGCGGTGCTCAGGCGGGAATTCAAGCGCGACCTGGGCTTGGACGTGGTATTCTCGGGCTTGCCCGAAGCCCTGGAGGACAACGATGCGCTGCTGGCCAGGATTCTCGGCTCTGGCCCCTATGTGCTCAGTTTCTATTTCGACTTTTCCGATTATGGCCAAAGCGAGCCAGTTACAGCCTCGTCCCTGGGCCTGCCAACTCTGGGGCTGTCCATCGCCAAGGCTGACGGCGCTTCCGAGCCTGAGGCAACCATGCTCAGGCCTTCGAAGATCATTGCGCCGCTGCCGAAGTTGGCTCAAGCGACAAGACATTGCGGCTTCTACAACACGTTGACCGATCTCGATGGAACGATCCGCCGCACGCCGCTGCTCATCGCTCACCAGGGAAAATACTATCCCAGCCTGGCTCTGGCCGTGATCCTGGAAGCGCTCAACGGAGGCACTCCTCTGCTGAAGGTCGGGCAGCTCGGCCCCGAAGGGCTGCGGGTAGCCAAGGGCCTTAACGTGCCATTGGACCCGCAGGGCAGCTTGCTGGTGAATTACCGGGGACCTGCGCACAGCTTTCCCCATGTCAGCGCCGCGGACGTGCTCGCCGGCACTGCCTCTGCCGAGGCATTTTCCGGCAAGATCGTGCTCGTGGGCACATCGGCCGCCGGATTGCAGGACTTAAGGACCACGCCTTTCGGACCGGGTTATCCGGGCGTGGAAGTCCACGCCAATGTGGTGGACAGCATCCTGCAGCAGGACTTTATCCTGCGGCCGGACTGGGCGCCGGGCGTGGAGCTGGCGATCCTGCTGTTCACTGGCCTGGGCACAGTGCTGCTCATGACCTGCATCGCCTCCAAGTACATGATACTGCCCCTGGGGCTGCTGGGCTGGGCCATCTGGCTCGGCTCCGAGCGGTTGCTGGCAATCAAGGGCATGTACATTTCCCCGCTCTATTCCTACCTGTCATTTGGATCGAGCTTCGTGCTGCTGACCTTCCTCAAATTCATGCACGAGGAGCGACAGCGCCGTTTCCTGCACACGGCCTTCTCACGCTATGTCGCGCCTGCGGTGGTCTCGCGCATCGTCAGCTCGCCGCATTCCTTGTCGCTGCAGGGCGAGGAGAAGGAAGTCACCATCCTCTTCTCGGACATCCGCTCCTTCACGAGCCTCTCGGAAAAGCTCTCACCGACCCAGGTCAGCGAGTTGCTGCGGGCCTATCTAACGCCCATGACGCGCATCATCACCAACGAGCTGGGCACCCTCGACAAGTTTATCGGTGACGCCATCATGGCTTTCTGGAATGCGCCTTTGGACGTGCAGGACCATCCGGCCCGTGCTGTGCGCGCCGCGCAGCGCATGCTCGCGGAGCTCGACACCCTCAACAGGGATTTCGAGCAACGTTTCGGGCTGCGCCTTAGCATCGGCATCGGTGTGCACACGGCCACGGTACGCGTGGGCAACATGGGCTCCGACGATCTCTTCGACTACACGGTCATCGGGGATGGCGTGAACTACGCTTCCAGGCTGGAAGGGCTGACCAAGTTCTACGGCGCGCCCCTGGTCTGCTCCGAAGAGGTCGCCCTGCGTTGCCAGGACAGCTTCGCTTTCCAGGAACTGGACAAAGTCAGGGTCAAGGGCAAGCAGAACGCCACGACTATATTCACGGCCATGTCAGGCGACAACGGCGGCCAGGCCCAGGAGAGAGCGCTGCATGCGCGGGGAATCGGACTGTACCAGGCCCGGGATTTCACTGCGGCGGCGGAGAGCTTCACGACCCTGGCCCTCCTGCAGCCCGAAAAGCGCATCTACCAGATCTACCTGGAACGCTGTTGCAGCCTGGTCCGGCAGGACGTGCCCGAGGATTGGGACTGTGTATTCATTCATACGGAAAAATAG
- a CDS encoding DUF2867 domain-containing protein, which translates to MAAYPHWPILVRYPQILELIHPVDHADIKIVESTKPLRPFVAAMFSYSPAWVRMLFAVRIVLAWLMRLENPSGDRRALTAEDVPMQVNGRLRFFSVVLAKANEYWLAEAADGHLRGILGVASEPLPQGRWRHHVMTLVSYRDQRGPIYFNLIRPFHHLLVWAMARAGAR; encoded by the coding sequence ATGGCTGCGTATCCCCACTGGCCTATCCTGGTTCGTTATCCGCAGATCCTGGAACTCATCCATCCAGTGGACCACGCCGACATCAAGATCGTCGAGTCGACCAAGCCTCTCAGACCTTTCGTGGCTGCCATGTTCTCCTACTCGCCGGCTTGGGTACGCATGCTCTTTGCGGTAAGAATTGTGCTGGCCTGGCTAATGAGGCTTGAAAATCCGTCGGGTGACCGCCGTGCGTTGACTGCCGAGGACGTGCCCATGCAGGTTAATGGCCGGCTGCGGTTCTTCAGCGTAGTCCTGGCCAAGGCGAACGAGTACTGGCTGGCCGAAGCCGCCGACGGACATCTGCGCGGCATTCTGGGGGTCGCTTCGGAGCCGCTGCCCCAAGGGCGCTGGCGCCATCACGTTATGACCTTGGTCAGCTACCGGGACCAGCGCGGGCCCATCTACTTTAACCTCATCCGCCCCTTCCACCATCTTCTCGTGTGGGCCATGGCCAGGGCTGGGGCGCGCTGA
- a CDS encoding nitroreductase family protein, with product MPSIHIDYSRCVGDGICAEICPLKLYRMEDNKPQLLKGAGAFCIACGHCVAACPKGAIALEGMTPDDCTPVEPGLRISADAAEHFLMRRRSTRAYKPAPVARHVLEEVLDLSRWAPSASNRQPVKWIMFEKPEEVRKVAELVIHWMKDMMAQDMEAAKKQRLPGLVSLFMAGQDMICRGAPHLLLAHAPADVPFMAQDCTAAITYVELAALAHDLGTCWAGYVTWAANNSAELRTLLELPEEDQVYGAILLGYPKYRYSRIPERFAPSVRWR from the coding sequence ATGCCAAGCATCCACATCGACTACAGCCGCTGCGTGGGCGACGGCATTTGCGCCGAAATCTGTCCACTTAAGCTGTACAGAATGGAAGACAACAAGCCCCAGCTTCTTAAGGGCGCAGGCGCATTCTGCATCGCCTGCGGTCACTGCGTGGCCGCCTGCCCCAAGGGCGCCATTGCCCTGGAAGGCATGACCCCCGACGACTGCACTCCTGTTGAGCCGGGTCTACGCATCAGTGCGGATGCTGCCGAACACTTTCTCATGCGTCGGCGATCGACCCGCGCCTACAAGCCCGCGCCCGTTGCGCGCCATGTGCTGGAAGAAGTTCTGGACCTCTCCCGCTGGGCCCCATCGGCCAGCAATCGGCAGCCCGTGAAATGGATCATGTTCGAGAAGCCGGAGGAGGTCAGGAAGGTCGCCGAGCTGGTCATCCACTGGATGAAGGACATGATGGCCCAGGATATGGAAGCTGCCAAGAAACAGCGCCTGCCGGGCCTGGTGTCCTTATTCATGGCTGGACAAGATATGATCTGCCGCGGAGCGCCGCACCTGCTCCTGGCTCATGCCCCGGCCGACGTGCCCTTCATGGCTCAGGACTGTACCGCTGCCATCACATATGTCGAGCTGGCAGCTTTGGCGCACGATCTGGGCACCTGTTGGGCCGGTTATGTCACCTGGGCTGCCAACAACTCTGCCGAGTTGCGCACGCTCCTGGAGTTGCCTGAAGAGGATCAGGTCTACGGCGCCATCCTGCTGGGTTACCCCAAATATCGTTATAGCCGCATACCGGAACGCTTTGCGCCCAGTGTGCGCTGGCGCTAA
- a CDS encoding glycosyltransferase, whose amino-acid sequence MRVLFIHPNFPAQFRYLAAAFGSNPANRVVFATRNARPEWVIPGVRKLLIPATAGVGKDFPQVHPFARGFENAVRNGEDTARALSGLKAEGFVPDIIYGHSGWGMTLFLKDIFPSSAFLAYCEWFYRAHGSDVDFDPAQPPNWSTTAAVRAKNASILLDLESCDMGCSPTAWQRAQFPREFQPKLACIHDGIDTDYFCPAVENEGPLELPGLDLSAAREIVTYATRGMEPYRGFPQFMEAAALLLKERPGCHIVVAGEDRVCYSKPLPAGQSYKQQALDRLDLDTSRLHFPGALPYGRYRRLLQASDVHVYLTRPFVLSWSLLEAMSCGCLVVASDTQPVREVLRHDVNGLLTPFFSPEQLAATVSQALERKAELRPLRESARETIEQRFALKRLMPAHLDLMRVVLGNRKPEAKASVSVRPPSPA is encoded by the coding sequence ATGCGTGTCCTGTTCATACACCCGAACTTTCCGGCCCAATTCAGGTATCTGGCCGCAGCCTTTGGCAGCAATCCGGCCAATCGGGTGGTCTTCGCCACGCGCAACGCACGCCCCGAATGGGTCATTCCGGGCGTGCGGAAACTGCTCATCCCGGCAACCGCAGGCGTGGGCAAGGACTTCCCCCAAGTGCATCCCTTCGCCCGCGGCTTCGAGAATGCCGTGCGCAACGGCGAAGATACGGCGCGCGCCCTAAGCGGACTCAAGGCTGAAGGATTCGTTCCGGATATCATCTACGGCCACTCGGGTTGGGGCATGACCCTGTTCCTCAAGGACATCTTTCCAAGCTCGGCGTTCCTGGCCTATTGCGAGTGGTTCTACCGAGCCCACGGCTCGGACGTGGACTTCGATCCCGCGCAGCCGCCAAACTGGAGCACCACGGCCGCGGTGCGCGCCAAAAACGCCTCCATCCTGCTGGACCTTGAGAGCTGCGACATGGGCTGCTCGCCCACGGCTTGGCAGCGCGCACAGTTCCCGCGCGAATTCCAGCCCAAGCTCGCGTGCATCCACGACGGCATCGACACGGATTATTTCTGCCCGGCGGTTGAAAACGAAGGTCCGCTGGAGCTTCCGGGCCTGGATTTGTCCGCTGCCCGAGAGATCGTGACCTACGCCACCAGGGGCATGGAACCCTATCGTGGATTTCCGCAATTCATGGAGGCTGCCGCCCTGCTGCTCAAGGAGCGGCCAGGCTGCCACATCGTGGTCGCGGGCGAAGACCGGGTCTGTTACAGCAAACCCCTGCCCGCCGGCCAGAGCTACAAGCAGCAGGCCCTGGATCGGCTGGATCTGGACACATCCAGGCTGCACTTTCCCGGAGCATTGCCCTATGGCCGGTACAGGCGTCTCCTGCAGGCCTCGGATGTCCACGTCTACCTGACGCGGCCCTTCGTGCTGTCCTGGTCGCTGCTGGAGGCCATGTCCTGCGGCTGCCTGGTAGTGGCCTCGGACACACAGCCCGTGCGCGAGGTACTGCGCCATGACGTAAACGGTCTGCTGACGCCCTTCTTCTCGCCCGAACAGCTGGCTGCGACCGTGAGCCAGGCCCTGGAGCGCAAGGCAGAGCTGCGGCCGCTACGCGAAAGTGCCAGAGAGACCATTGAACAACGCTTCGCCCTTAAGCGGCTCATGCCCGCGCACCTGGACCTCATGCGGGTCGTGCTCGGAAACCGCAAGCCTGAGGCCAAAGCTAGCGTATCTGTTCGCCCCCCCTCGCCAGCCTGA